A single region of the Enterobacter cloacae complex sp. R_G8 genome encodes:
- a CDS encoding SRPBCC domain-containing protein produces the protein MKQSAIIWPDDYLPGTTDNFASNEIIVAGLSAKAIWAQLNDTTLWPNYYSNAEDIRFHDGSGPELSANARFRFTTFGFPVEAQVTEYVPPVDGEAARIAWHGWVEGDASSRLDVIHAWLFEDLPGNRVRILTQESQKGVPAQELARTLPNPMINAHQEWIVGLAKAAMQEKLSKR, from the coding sequence ATGAAACAATCCGCCATTATCTGGCCAGACGATTACCTGCCAGGCACCACCGATAACTTTGCGTCCAATGAAATCATTGTCGCCGGACTGAGCGCGAAAGCGATCTGGGCGCAGCTTAACGACACTACACTGTGGCCGAACTACTACAGCAACGCCGAAGATATTCGTTTTCACGACGGCAGCGGTCCGGAACTGAGCGCCAACGCCCGCTTCCGCTTCACGACCTTTGGCTTTCCGGTTGAGGCGCAGGTTACGGAGTATGTTCCGCCGGTCGATGGCGAGGCGGCGCGTATCGCCTGGCACGGCTGGGTGGAGGGCGATGCCAGCTCGCGTCTGGATGTGATCCACGCCTGGCTGTTTGAAGACTTACCGGGTAACCGCGTCCGTATTTTGACTCAGGAGTCGCAGAAAGGCGTTCCGGCACAGGAATTAGCACGTACCCTACCGAACCCGATGATCAACGCGCATCAGGAGTGGATCGTCGGGCTGGCGAAGGCGGCGATGCAAGAAAAGTTGTCGAAACGTTAA
- a CDS encoding LysR family transcriptional regulator, whose protein sequence is MKTDLRTLDLNLLKTLDALLDERSVTRAAARLALTQPAVSGMLNRLRDYFDDPLFIRAPHGIVPTTRAEELAAPVKRILADIDLLLQPVAFDPLQATLTFTLAATDYALRAIAVPFIAALKVRAPAIRVRVIPVDSERMMNQLERGNVDVALITPHTTPDDLHSRALYDERYVCMMRADHPDAGKPLSLARFCALEHVLVSYEGDSFRGVTDGALEKMGRTRHVGLSVSNFLVLPDVLAISDMIAVVPSRIAENQTGMFVCNTPVPVPGFTKCMAWHARTHRNPAQMWLRGLLLETSQRA, encoded by the coding sequence ATGAAAACGGATCTGCGCACGCTGGATCTTAACCTGCTGAAAACGCTCGACGCCCTGCTGGATGAACGCAGCGTCACCCGCGCGGCGGCGCGTCTGGCCCTGACCCAGCCGGCGGTCAGCGGCATGCTGAACCGCCTGCGGGATTACTTCGACGACCCGCTGTTTATCCGAGCGCCCCACGGCATCGTACCCACGACCCGTGCGGAAGAGCTGGCCGCGCCGGTGAAGCGCATCCTGGCAGATATCGACCTCCTGCTGCAGCCGGTGGCGTTTGACCCACTGCAGGCCACCCTCACCTTCACGCTTGCCGCCACCGATTACGCGCTCCGCGCGATCGCGGTGCCGTTTATCGCGGCACTGAAGGTGCGGGCACCGGCAATACGCGTGCGGGTTATACCTGTCGATTCCGAGCGCATGATGAACCAGCTTGAACGCGGGAATGTTGACGTGGCGCTGATCACACCCCATACCACGCCAGACGACCTGCACAGCCGGGCGCTTTATGATGAACGGTACGTTTGCATGATGCGTGCCGACCACCCGGACGCGGGCAAACCGCTCTCTCTGGCACGCTTTTGCGCCCTTGAACACGTGCTGGTCTCTTATGAAGGTGATAGTTTTCGCGGCGTGACGGATGGCGCGCTGGAAAAAATGGGCCGGACGCGGCACGTGGGGTTATCGGTGAGCAACTTCCTGGTACTGCCGGATGTACTGGCGATAAGCGATATGATCGCCGTGGTACCGTCACGGATAGCGGAAAACCAGACGGGAATGTTTGTCTGCAACACACCGGTTCCGGTGCCGGGTTTCACCAAGTGCATGGCCTGGCACGCCAGAACACACCGTAACCCCGCGCAAATGTGGCTGCGCGGGTTGTTGCTGGAAACCAGTCAGCGAGCCTGA
- a CDS encoding PTS lactose/cellobiose transporter subunit IIA, producing the protein MVALEEAVMEIIVNAGQSRSLCFEALHAARQGNIDEAKNLLREADGYARQAHKMQTKLIEQDAGEARQPMTLIMVHAQDHLMNSLLARELSEEIIHLYQR; encoded by the coding sequence ATGGTTGCCTTAGAAGAAGCCGTGATGGAAATCATCGTCAATGCGGGTCAGTCGCGCAGCCTGTGCTTTGAAGCACTGCACGCTGCGCGGCAGGGCAACATTGACGAAGCCAAAAACCTGCTGCGCGAAGCGGATGGCTACGCGCGCCAGGCGCACAAGATGCAGACCAAACTCATTGAGCAGGATGCGGGTGAAGCCCGTCAGCCGATGACGTTAATTATGGTACACGCGCAGGATCATTTAATGAATTCATTACTGGCGCGTGAATTATCCGAAGAAATTATTCATTTATATCAGAGATAA
- the nepI gene encoding purine ribonucleoside efflux pump NepI, giving the protein MTEHIQPTIRPQTKEVSRPNWSAVFSVAFCVACLITVEFLPVSLLTPMAQDLGISEGVAGQSVTVTAFVAMFASLFITQVIGAIDRRKVVILFSVLLTLSCLLVSFAESFTLLLLGRACLGLGLGGFWAMSASLTMRLVPTRTVPKALSVIFGAVSIALVIAAPLGSFLGGIIGWRNVFNAAAVMGFLCILWVWKALPPLPGEAAHHKQNMFSLLKRPGVLAGMTAIFMAFAGQFAFFTYIRPVFMTMAGFDVDGLTLVLLSFGIASFVGTSLSSQFLKRSLKVALAGAPLVLAVSAVVLILWGSDKWVASAIAIIWGFAFALVPVGWSTWITRSLADQAEKAGSIQVAVIQLANTCGAAVGGVALDHLGLTSPLVISGTLMLLTALLVAGKVKVK; this is encoded by the coding sequence ATGACAGAACATATCCAGCCCACGATCAGACCGCAGACCAAAGAGGTTTCTCGCCCCAACTGGTCGGCGGTTTTTTCCGTGGCGTTCTGCGTCGCCTGTCTTATTACCGTTGAGTTTTTACCGGTCAGCCTGCTGACGCCGATGGCGCAGGATCTGGGTATTTCCGAGGGCGTGGCAGGGCAGTCCGTTACCGTGACCGCGTTTGTGGCGATGTTTGCCAGCCTGTTTATCACGCAGGTGATTGGCGCGATTGATCGCCGCAAAGTGGTCATTCTCTTCAGCGTGCTCCTGACGCTCTCCTGCCTGCTGGTCTCTTTCGCGGAGAGCTTCACCCTGTTGCTGCTCGGCCGCGCCTGTCTGGGTCTGGGGTTGGGCGGTTTCTGGGCAATGTCGGCCTCGCTCACCATGCGACTGGTGCCGACGCGCACCGTGCCGAAAGCCCTCTCCGTTATCTTTGGCGCGGTTTCCATCGCGCTGGTGATTGCCGCGCCGCTGGGGAGTTTCCTTGGGGGAATCATCGGCTGGCGTAACGTCTTTAACGCCGCAGCGGTGATGGGTTTTCTCTGCATTCTGTGGGTGTGGAAAGCGCTGCCGCCCCTGCCGGGCGAAGCGGCGCACCACAAACAGAACATGTTCAGTCTGCTTAAGCGCCCCGGCGTGCTGGCGGGGATGACCGCCATCTTCATGGCCTTTGCCGGGCAGTTTGCCTTCTTTACCTATATCCGCCCGGTCTTTATGACCATGGCGGGCTTTGACGTGGATGGCCTGACGCTGGTGCTGCTCAGCTTCGGTATTGCCAGTTTTGTCGGCACCTCGCTGTCGTCTCAGTTCCTGAAGCGCTCCCTGAAAGTGGCGCTTGCTGGTGCCCCGCTGGTACTGGCTGTCAGTGCCGTCGTGCTGATTCTGTGGGGCAGCGACAAATGGGTGGCCTCGGCGATTGCAATTATCTGGGGCTTTGCCTTTGCGCTGGTGCCGGTGGGCTGGTCGACGTGGATCACCCGCTCGCTGGCCGATCAGGCTGAAAAAGCCGGGTCGATTCAGGTGGCGGTGATCCAGCTGGCGAACACCTGCGGCGCGGCGGTGGGCGGCGTGGCGCTCGACCACCTTGGGCTGACGTCGCCGCTGGTCATCTCCGGCACGCTGATGTTGCTGACGGCGCTGCTGGTGGCAGGGAAAGTGAAGGTAAAGTAA
- a CDS encoding carbohydrate porin: MTTLKKLPLTMAVIAALCPISVLAQEFTQEQIDAIVAKAVDKALAERQAKMDAAVAKKADVVTEPQSAAQSPDMAIPFGIKFTGYARYGAHFQAADQKYVAVDGSYNGASAIGRLGNEGNGGEFQLSKAFKGDNGAIWDINVMIDHWGDEVNLKKAYAGVTNIMASNPNAYFWAGRDFHQRPQQGINDYFWMNHDGQGAGVKNFDIGGVQFDVAAVAAVESCSPEVMEDEANPSRITCTGGSGTGDKGNYAATSKIHGMKVGPLDLELYANYGFDSKAVESDERLNAWQGGVVLSHTNDSGVNKVIARYSDNADNSVFNKTEDLTTVYASFEGLYKFTPATQVEYILAFHDYDNSRDKTDNRKNYNAIVRPMHWWNDVHSTWLEAGWQHVDYDNGGDNKGWKLTLSQNMSIAMGPEFRPMLRFYVTGGKVDNERTARVNNTKDETLDDFNVGAMWEAWF; the protein is encoded by the coding sequence ATGACTACCCTAAAAAAACTACCATTAACCATGGCGGTTATCGCCGCGCTTTGCCCAATTTCTGTACTCGCACAGGAATTTACACAGGAACAAATCGACGCCATTGTGGCAAAAGCGGTGGATAAAGCCCTCGCGGAACGTCAGGCCAAAATGGATGCCGCGGTCGCGAAAAAAGCCGACGTGGTGACGGAGCCGCAAAGCGCGGCGCAATCCCCGGATATGGCTATTCCGTTCGGCATTAAATTTACTGGCTACGCCCGCTACGGCGCGCACTTCCAGGCCGCCGACCAGAAATACGTGGCGGTGGACGGTTCCTATAACGGGGCATCAGCCATCGGTCGTCTGGGTAACGAAGGCAACGGCGGTGAATTCCAGCTCTCCAAGGCCTTCAAGGGCGACAACGGCGCCATCTGGGACATCAACGTGATGATCGATCACTGGGGCGATGAAGTTAACCTGAAAAAAGCCTACGCCGGGGTGACCAATATTATGGCCTCCAACCCGAACGCCTACTTCTGGGCCGGTCGTGACTTCCACCAGCGTCCGCAGCAGGGCATTAACGATTACTTCTGGATGAACCACGACGGCCAGGGCGCCGGGGTGAAGAACTTCGACATCGGCGGCGTGCAGTTTGACGTGGCCGCCGTGGCGGCGGTGGAATCCTGTAGCCCGGAAGTCATGGAAGACGAAGCCAACCCGTCGCGCATCACCTGTACCGGCGGGTCCGGCACGGGCGACAAAGGCAACTACGCCGCGACGTCAAAAATTCACGGCATGAAGGTCGGTCCGCTGGATCTGGAGCTGTACGCCAACTACGGCTTTGACTCAAAAGCGGTTGAAAGTGACGAGCGTCTGAACGCCTGGCAGGGCGGCGTGGTGCTGAGCCACACCAACGACAGCGGCGTGAACAAGGTGATTGCCCGTTACTCTGATAACGCGGACAACAGCGTGTTCAATAAAACCGAGGATCTGACCACGGTCTATGCCAGCTTCGAAGGGCTGTATAAATTCACTCCGGCCACGCAGGTGGAGTACATCCTCGCCTTCCACGACTACGACAACAGCCGTGATAAAACGGACAACCGTAAGAACTACAACGCCATTGTGCGTCCGATGCACTGGTGGAACGACGTTCACTCCACCTGGCTGGAAGCGGGCTGGCAGCATGTGGACTACGACAACGGCGGCGACAACAAGGGCTGGAAACTGACCCTGTCGCAGAACATGTCTATCGCCATGGGGCCGGAGTTCCGTCCGATGCTGCGCTTCTACGTCACCGGCGGCAAAGTGGATAACGAACGCACCGCCCGCGTGAACAATACCAAGGACGAAACGCTGGACGACTTCAACGTCGGCGCAATGTGGGAGGCGTGGTTCTAA
- a CDS encoding EamA family transporter: MGSTRKGMLNVLIAAVLWGSSGVCAQYIMEKSQIASPYLTMVRLLFTGLILLTLSFVHGDKIFSVIKHRKDALSLLFFSLAGALTVQLTFLVTIEKSNAATATVLQFLSPTIIVAWFALARKKRPGLFVLSAILTSLVGTFLLVTHGDPTSLSISPAALFFGIASAFAAAFYTTYPSTLIARYGTLPIVGWSMLIAGLMLTPFYAGRGTAFVIDGSLLLAFFYLVVIGTALTFSLYLKGAQMIGGPKASILSCAEPLSSALLSVILLGVAFTLPDWLGTLLIVSSVVLISMDSRKRVKAPA; this comes from the coding sequence ATGGGTTCCACACGTAAAGGGATGCTGAACGTCCTGATCGCCGCCGTTTTATGGGGCAGCTCAGGGGTTTGCGCGCAGTACATCATGGAGAAAAGCCAGATCGCTTCACCCTATCTGACCATGGTTCGCCTGCTGTTTACCGGCCTGATCCTGCTGACCTTGTCCTTCGTTCACGGCGACAAGATTTTCTCGGTCATCAAACATCGCAAAGACGCCCTCAGCCTGCTGTTTTTCTCCCTGGCTGGCGCGCTCACTGTACAGCTCACCTTCCTGGTGACAATCGAGAAATCCAACGCGGCTACGGCCACCGTGCTGCAGTTTCTGTCGCCGACGATTATCGTGGCGTGGTTTGCGCTGGCGCGGAAAAAGCGGCCGGGTCTGTTTGTGCTTTCCGCGATCCTGACCTCACTGGTGGGGACATTTTTGCTGGTGACCCATGGCGACCCTACCTCGCTCTCCATCTCACCTGCCGCGCTGTTCTTCGGCATTGCCTCGGCCTTTGCCGCGGCGTTTTACACGACGTATCCGTCAACCCTGATCGCCCGCTACGGCACCTTGCCGATTGTCGGCTGGAGTATGTTGATTGCCGGGTTAATGCTGACGCCGTTCTACGCCGGACGCGGCACCGCGTTTGTCATTGACGGCAGCCTGCTGCTGGCGTTTTTCTACCTGGTGGTGATCGGCACGGCGCTGACGTTCAGCCTGTACCTGAAAGGCGCGCAGATGATCGGCGGGCCGAAGGCAAGCATTCTGAGCTGCGCCGAGCCGCTAAGCAGCGCGTTACTGTCGGTGATTTTGCTGGGCGTGGCGTTTACTCTGCCGGACTGGCTGGGCACGCTGCTGATTGTGTCGTCGGTGGTGTTGATTTCGATGGATTCGAGAAAACGGGTGAAAGCCCCGGCGTAG
- a CDS encoding glycoside hydrolase family 1 protein gives MKYTFPDNFWWGSASSALQTEGTREGETTWDYWFAREPNRFHNGVGPQHTSTFYQHWKTDIQLLKQLNHNSFRTSISWARLIPDGIGEVNPKAVEFYNQVIDELIAQGITPFITLFHFDMPMTMQEIGGWENREVVDAYARYAQICFDLFGDRVLHWFTFNEPIVPVEGGYLYDFHYPNVVDFRRAATVAYHTVLAHAKAVQAYRAGHYAGEIGIVLNLTPSYPRSQNPADVKAAHIADLMFNRSFLDPVLRGEYPADLVALLKSYDQLPACKPEDSFLIAEGKIDLLGINYYQPRRVKCRDSAVNPQAPFMPEWFFDNYEMPGRKMNPYRGWEIYEPGIYDILVNLRDNYGNPRCFISENGMGVENEQRFIENGQINDQYRIDFISGHLTWLHKGISEGCNCLGYHMWTFIDNWSWCNAYKNRYGFVQLDLTTQQRTIKKSGEWFAATSLHNSFDK, from the coding sequence ATGAAATATACCTTTCCCGATAATTTCTGGTGGGGCAGCGCAAGCTCTGCTCTCCAGACCGAAGGGACACGAGAGGGTGAAACCACATGGGATTACTGGTTTGCCCGCGAGCCGAACCGTTTTCACAACGGCGTGGGACCGCAGCATACCTCCACGTTTTATCAGCACTGGAAAACGGACATTCAGCTGTTAAAACAGCTGAACCACAACAGCTTTCGCACTTCTATAAGCTGGGCGCGCCTGATCCCCGACGGTATCGGTGAAGTGAATCCAAAGGCGGTCGAATTTTATAACCAGGTCATTGATGAGCTGATCGCGCAGGGCATTACGCCGTTTATCACCCTGTTCCATTTCGACATGCCGATGACGATGCAGGAGATTGGCGGCTGGGAAAACCGGGAGGTGGTGGACGCTTACGCCCGCTATGCGCAGATTTGCTTCGACCTGTTTGGCGACCGCGTGCTGCACTGGTTTACCTTCAACGAGCCGATTGTCCCGGTTGAAGGCGGTTATCTGTACGATTTCCACTACCCGAACGTGGTGGATTTCCGTCGGGCGGCTACCGTGGCGTATCACACCGTGCTGGCCCACGCGAAGGCCGTCCAGGCCTACCGCGCCGGACATTACGCGGGTGAGATCGGCATCGTGCTCAACCTGACACCGTCCTACCCGCGCTCGCAAAACCCGGCGGACGTGAAGGCGGCGCACATCGCGGATCTGATGTTTAACCGCAGCTTCCTCGACCCGGTTCTGCGCGGTGAATACCCGGCCGATCTGGTGGCACTGCTGAAATCTTACGACCAGCTTCCCGCCTGTAAACCGGAGGACAGCTTCCTGATTGCGGAAGGGAAAATCGACCTGCTCGGCATTAACTATTACCAGCCGCGTCGCGTGAAGTGTCGCGACAGCGCGGTGAACCCGCAGGCGCCGTTTATGCCGGAGTGGTTCTTTGATAACTACGAGATGCCGGGCCGCAAGATGAACCCGTACCGTGGCTGGGAAATCTACGAGCCGGGTATTTACGATATTCTGGTTAACCTGCGCGACAATTACGGCAACCCACGCTGTTTTATTTCTGAAAACGGAATGGGCGTCGAAAATGAACAGCGCTTTATTGAAAATGGCCAGATAAACGATCAATACCGTATCGATTTTATTTCCGGACATTTAACCTGGCTGCATAAAGGTATTAGCGAAGGGTGCAATTGCCTTGGCTACCATATGTGGACCTTTATTGATAACTGGTCGTGGTGTAATGCGTATAAAAACCGCTATGGCTTTGTCCAGCTCGATTTAACTACGCAACAGCGCACCATTAAAAAGAGCGGAGAGTGGTTTGCCGCCACCTCTTTACATAATAGTTTCGATAAATAG
- the uhpT gene encoding hexose-6-phosphate:phosphate antiporter yields the protein MLAFLNQVRKPTLDLPLDVRRKMWFKPFMQSYLVVFIGYLTMYLIRKNFNIAQNDMISTYGLSMTQLGMIGLGFSITYGVGKTVVSYYADGKNTKQFLPFMLILSAICMLGFSASMGAGSVSLFLMIAFYALSGFFQSTGGSCSYSTITKWTPRRKRGSYLGMWNISHNLGGAGAAGVALFGANYLFDGHVIGMFIFPSIIALIVGFIGLRFGSDSPESYGLGKAEELFGETISEEDKETDENEMTKWQIFVEYVLKNKVIWLLCFSNIFLYVVRIGIDQWSTVYAFQELKLSKEVAIQGFTLFEVGALVGTLLWGWLSDLANGRRALVACVALALIIATLGVYQHASNQYVYLASLFALGFLVFGPQLLIGVAAVGFVPKKAIGAADGIKGTFAYLIGDSFAKLGLGMIADGTPIFGLTGWAGTFAALDAAAIGCIVLMAMVAVLEERKIRRENRVQKLKAA from the coding sequence ATGCTGGCCTTCCTCAATCAGGTGCGCAAGCCGACCCTGGATCTGCCGCTCGACGTGCGGCGCAAAATGTGGTTCAAACCGTTCATGCAGTCCTATCTGGTGGTCTTTATCGGCTACCTGACCATGTACCTGATCCGCAAAAACTTTAACATCGCGCAGAACGACATGATCTCCACCTACGGGCTGAGCATGACGCAGCTGGGGATGATTGGCCTGGGCTTCTCCATCACTTACGGCGTGGGCAAAACCGTTGTCTCGTACTATGCAGACGGCAAAAACACCAAGCAATTCCTGCCGTTTATGCTGATCCTCTCCGCCATCTGTATGCTCGGCTTCAGCGCCAGCATGGGCGCGGGCTCCGTCAGCCTGTTCCTGATGATCGCTTTCTACGCCCTGAGCGGTTTCTTCCAGAGTACCGGTGGGTCGTGCAGCTACTCCACCATCACCAAATGGACCCCGCGCCGTAAGCGTGGTTCATACCTTGGCATGTGGAACATTTCCCACAACCTCGGCGGGGCGGGTGCAGCAGGTGTGGCGCTGTTCGGTGCGAACTACCTGTTTGACGGTCACGTGATCGGCATGTTTATCTTCCCGTCGATTATCGCCCTGATTGTCGGTTTTATCGGTCTGCGTTTCGGCAGCGACTCTCCGGAATCTTACGGCCTCGGCAAAGCCGAAGAGCTGTTCGGCGAGACGATCAGCGAAGAGGACAAAGAGACCGATGAGAACGAGATGACAAAATGGCAGATCTTTGTTGAGTACGTGCTGAAAAACAAAGTGATTTGGCTGCTCTGCTTCTCCAACATTTTCCTGTACGTGGTGCGCATCGGTATTGACCAGTGGTCGACCGTGTATGCCTTCCAGGAGCTGAAGCTCTCTAAAGAAGTGGCGATTCAGGGCTTCACCCTGTTTGAAGTGGGCGCGCTGGTCGGCACCCTGCTGTGGGGCTGGCTCTCTGACCTCGCCAATGGTCGTCGTGCGCTGGTGGCCTGCGTCGCGCTGGCGCTGATTATCGCTACCCTGGGCGTCTACCAGCACGCCAGTAACCAGTACGTTTACCTGGCATCCCTGTTTGCGCTCGGCTTCCTCGTGTTTGGTCCGCAGCTGTTGATCGGCGTAGCGGCGGTAGGTTTTGTACCGAAAAAAGCGATCGGCGCCGCCGATGGGATTAAAGGCACCTTCGCCTACCTGATCGGCGACAGCTTCGCCAAGCTGGGTCTGGGGATGATTGCCGACGGCACACCGATTTTCGGCCTCACCGGCTGGGCTGGCACCTTTGCGGCGCTGGATGCCGCCGCCATTGGCTGTATCGTCCTGATGGCGATGGTTGCGGTGCTCGAAGAACGTAAAATTCGCCGTGAAAATCGTGTGCAGAAATTAAAAGCAGCCTGA
- a CDS encoding alpha/beta fold hydrolase: MLTRRLSCLALLMALATPAIATDAPTYGEKLEGFDYGWPVQHFTFTSQEQSLDMAYLDVKPEKPNGRNVVLMHGKNFCAGTWDGTIRALSASGYRVIAPDQIGFCKSTKPEHYQYTFQQLADNTHALLKTLGVDRVTVIGHSTGGMLATRYALMWPQQVEQLVMVNPIGLEDWKARGVPHITVDQWYQRELKVSADGIRQYEKNTYYAGEWKPEYERWVTMLAGLNSGPGKERVAWNSALLYDMIYTQPVIYEFSELKMPVLLMIGTKDNTAIGKDLAPPEIRKTLGNYAVLGKETAKRIPHATLVEFNDMGHAPQMQDPARFHEALLKGLQAR, translated from the coding sequence ATGTTGACCCGACGATTATCTTGCCTGGCGCTGTTGATGGCGCTGGCAACCCCCGCAATAGCCACGGATGCGCCCACCTACGGCGAGAAGCTGGAAGGTTTCGACTACGGCTGGCCGGTACAACACTTTACGTTTACCTCCCAGGAACAGTCTCTGGATATGGCTTATCTGGACGTGAAGCCGGAAAAACCCAACGGCCGCAACGTGGTGCTGATGCACGGCAAAAACTTTTGCGCCGGTACCTGGGACGGCACTATCCGTGCGCTCTCAGCCAGCGGTTATCGGGTGATCGCTCCCGACCAGATTGGCTTTTGTAAATCCACCAAGCCGGAGCATTATCAGTACACCTTCCAGCAGCTGGCAGATAACACCCACGCCTTGCTGAAAACGCTCGGCGTCGATCGCGTGACGGTTATCGGCCACTCGACCGGCGGCATGCTGGCGACCCGCTATGCGCTGATGTGGCCGCAGCAGGTGGAGCAGCTGGTGATGGTCAACCCAATTGGTCTGGAAGACTGGAAAGCGCGCGGCGTGCCGCATATTACGGTCGACCAGTGGTACCAGCGCGAGCTGAAGGTCAGCGCCGACGGCATTCGTCAGTACGAGAAAAATACCTACTACGCCGGAGAGTGGAAGCCGGAGTACGAGCGTTGGGTCACCATGCTCGCCGGGCTGAACAGCGGGCCGGGAAAAGAACGTGTGGCCTGGAACTCGGCGCTGCTCTACGACATGATTTACACCCAGCCGGTGATCTACGAATTTAGTGAACTGAAGATGCCGGTATTATTGATGATCGGCACGAAGGACAACACCGCCATCGGGAAAGATCTCGCCCCGCCTGAGATCCGCAAAACGCTCGGCAACTATGCGGTGCTGGGGAAGGAGACGGCGAAACGCATCCCGCACGCAACGCTGGTTGAGTTCAACGACATGGGGCACGCGCCGCAGATGCAGGATCCTGCACGCTTCCACGAGGCACTGCTGAAAGGGCTTCAGGCTCGCTGA
- a CDS encoding DUF1198 domain-containing protein, with protein MVWIMLATLAVVFVVGFRVLTSDSRRAIKRLSERLGITPMPVESMIDQFGKTPGNEFIRYLERPDEAHLQNAAQVLLIWQVCIVDGSEENLHTWHRMLRKARLAAPITDAQIRLALGFMREMEPDPQELNVFQLRYNQLFLPEEGVFYLH; from the coding sequence ATGGTCTGGATAATGCTGGCAACGCTTGCCGTGGTGTTTGTGGTTGGGTTTCGTGTCCTGACCTCGGATTCCCGCCGCGCCATCAAACGCTTAAGCGAACGGCTGGGTATCACCCCGATGCCGGTCGAGTCGATGATCGATCAGTTCGGTAAAACGCCCGGCAATGAGTTTATCCGCTACCTTGAACGCCCGGACGAGGCGCATCTGCAAAACGCCGCCCAGGTGCTGCTCATCTGGCAGGTGTGTATCGTCGACGGTAGCGAAGAGAATCTGCACACCTGGCACCGCATGCTGCGTAAAGCCCGTCTGGCCGCGCCGATCACCGATGCGCAAATCCGCCTCGCCCTCGGCTTTATGCGCGAGATGGAGCCGGATCCGCAGGAGTTGAACGTTTTCCAGCTGCGTTACAACCAGCTCTTTCTGCCGGAAGAGGGCGTCTTTTACCTGCACTGA